The Chitinophagales bacterium genome window below encodes:
- a CDS encoding segregation/condensation protein A, giving the protein MKQEQNNSSIEEYKIVLPQFEGPFDLLLFFIERDELDIYDIPIAQITDNFLNYIHQLNQLNIEVASEFILVAATLMKIKSKTLIPRKELDEDGNEIDPREELVQRLLEYKKYKEVIEQLREMEADRLLKNKRGGSGKEMQKIAELFSTEAELENLELYQLLKAFKRVMNKLHERESKPVHTVVKYNYTIRNQKNYLLEAVAKQPKLAFEDAFLQLENRVQAVFTFLAMLELIQEKFLKISSGVGINNFWLSKG; this is encoded by the coding sequence ATGAAACAAGAACAAAACAATAGTTCAATTGAAGAATATAAAATAGTTCTTCCTCAGTTTGAAGGGCCATTTGACTTATTGCTTTTTTTTATAGAAAGAGATGAGTTAGATATTTATGATATTCCTATAGCTCAAATAACGGACAATTTTTTGAACTATATTCATCAGCTTAATCAATTAAATATTGAAGTTGCCAGCGAATTTATTTTGGTGGCAGCTACTTTGATGAAAATTAAATCTAAAACTTTAATTCCAAGAAAAGAACTGGACGAAGATGGCAACGAAATAGACCCACGAGAAGAATTAGTACAAAGGCTTTTAGAATACAAAAAATATAAAGAGGTAATAGAGCAACTTAGGGAAATGGAAGCCGACCGACTGCTTAAAAACAAACGTGGCGGTAGTGGCAAAGAAATGCAAAAAATAGCAGAACTGTTTTCTACAGAAGCAGAACTTGAAAATTTAGAACTATACCAACTGCTTAAAGCATTTAAACGTGTAATGAATAAACTACACGAAAGGGAAAGCAAGCCCGTGCATACGGTAGTGAAATACAATTATACCATAAGAAACCAAAAAAACTATCTATTAGAAGCCGTAGCAAAACAACCCAAACTTGCTTTTGAAGATGCTTTTCTTCAATTAGAAAACAGAGTGCAGGCTGTTTTTACTTTTTTGGCCATGTTAGAACTTATTCAAGAAAAATTTTTAAAAATAAGCTCCGGTGTAGGTATTAATAATTTTTGGTTAAGCAAGGGTTAG
- a CDS encoding PadR family transcriptional regulator — protein sequence MDVENTKTQMRKGILEYCILAILNEGEAYSTDIIQQLKDAKMIVVEGTVYPLLTRLKNAGILEYNWQESTSGPPRKYYSITNNGKEALTELHETWDFLKTAVNTLTKS from the coding sequence ATGGATGTAGAAAATACAAAAACGCAGATGCGAAAAGGAATATTGGAGTATTGCATTTTGGCTATTTTAAATGAAGGAGAAGCCTATTCTACCGATATTATACAGCAACTTAAAGATGCTAAAATGATAGTAGTAGAAGGTACGGTTTATCCTTTATTAACCCGCTTAAAAAATGCCGGAATTTTAGAATATAATTGGCAAGAATCTACTTCTGGGCCACCGCGAAAGTACTATTCAATAACCAACAATGGAAAAGAGGCTTTAACTGAGCTACATGAAACTTGGGACTTTTTAAAAACAGCAGTAAACACCCTTACAAAATCTTAA
- a CDS encoding PspC domain-containing protein, which yields MKKTININLAGLAFQIDDDAYTLLENYLNKVKATFNNSEEQGEIINDIENRFAELFTEKLGKFTQVVNINMVKESIATLGDVEVIDEETNGSNENQNSYKQNSGTTRKLFRNPDDKIIAGVLGGLGAYLGIDAIWLRLIFVILGIASVGVPVGGIYIILWIIMPKAETNIQKMQMKGEPINLSNISESVKKNFSKENLAELGKTGGRNAEEILKLLFKAALLIVGLILFFKFFVFSIAWSGGTFFINFFGEEYLNLVFSSNFFFLLFAFSIFALVAIPSIFLLYLIAKAYKKSKVSWAKTLIISGVLMLVALLAFVVATVDVAKNFSKEEIAFNYIDVPFADSLKTVTINFKQSELDEEGGFQFNINEDGFNAKNILYRPEINTLFLNSAILQVKPAKEFKLEAAVSSRGRTVEECKQHIDKISYQLEFKDSSELVLPTTLEIKDEGQFRFQKVKYTLEVPVGTEINFGKYTSKYIKDPVLQATKKSKDLDNNTWLMTENGLACLTCEVD from the coding sequence ATGAAAAAGACTATAAATATTAACCTTGCAGGTTTGGCATTTCAAATAGATGATGATGCTTATACTTTACTTGAAAACTACTTAAACAAAGTAAAAGCTACATTTAATAACAGCGAAGAACAAGGCGAAATTATTAACGATATAGAAAACCGCTTTGCTGAATTATTTACCGAAAAACTGGGAAAATTTACTCAAGTTGTAAATATTAATATGGTAAAAGAATCAATAGCTACGCTGGGCGATGTGGAAGTTATAGATGAAGAAACCAATGGGAGCAATGAAAATCAAAATTCATATAAACAAAACAGTGGCACTACCAGAAAACTATTTAGAAACCCCGATGATAAAATAATAGCAGGTGTACTGGGTGGTTTAGGTGCCTATTTAGGTATAGATGCTATATGGTTGCGTTTAATATTTGTAATATTAGGTATAGCCAGTGTGGGCGTGCCTGTGGGCGGTATTTATATTATACTTTGGATAATAATGCCCAAAGCAGAAACTAATATCCAAAAAATGCAAATGAAAGGCGAGCCGATTAATCTTAGTAATATTTCGGAATCGGTAAAAAAAAATTTTAGCAAAGAAAATTTAGCCGAATTAGGCAAAACAGGAGGCAGAAACGCAGAAGAAATATTAAAACTATTGTTTAAAGCAGCTTTATTAATAGTAGGATTAATATTGTTTTTTAAGTTTTTTGTGTTTTCTATAGCTTGGTCGGGAGGTACTTTTTTTATTAATTTCTTTGGAGAAGAATACCTAAACCTTGTATTTAGTAGCAATTTCTTCTTTTTACTATTTGCCTTTTCCATTTTTGCTTTGGTGGCTATACCAAGTATCTTTTTACTATATTTAATAGCCAAAGCATATAAAAAATCTAAAGTTTCATGGGCAAAAACGCTTATTATTAGTGGCGTTTTAATGTTGGTAGCTCTTTTAGCTTTTGTTGTGGCTACAGTAGATGTAGCTAAAAACTTTAGTAAAGAAGAAATAGCATTTAATTACATAGATGTTCCTTTTGCAGATTCATTAAAAACAGTTACCATAAATTTTAAACAGTCAGAATTAGACGAAGAAGGAGGTTTTCAATTTAATATAAATGAAGATGGGTTCAACGCTAAAAATATCCTGTATCGTCCAGAAATAAACACCTTGTTTTTAAATTCTGCTATTTTGCAGGTAAAACCGGCAAAAGAATTTAAGTTAGAAGCGGCAGTTTCAAGTAGAGGAAGAACAGTAGAAGAGTGTAAGCAACATATAGATAAAATAAGCTACCAATTAGAATTTAAAGATAGCAGTGAACTTGTTTTGCCTACTACTTTAGAAATAAAAGACGAAGGGCAGTTTAGATTTCAAAAAGTAAAATATACTTTAGAAGTACCTGTGGGTACAGAAATAAATTTTGGTAAATATACCAGCAAATATATAAAAGACCCCGTGCTACAAGCTACCAAAAAAAGTAAAGATTTAGACAACAATACTTGGCTTATGACAGAAAACGGCTTAGCCTGTTTAACTTGCGAAGTGGATTAA
- the nosZ gene encoding Sec-dependent nitrous-oxide reductase: MKTIKNIIYTLVAVLVLASCGNTSSKKKDSKSGALSGNAAEKVYVAPGEHDEYYAFVSGGFSGQLAVYGLPSARLFKVIPVFSVDAEKAYGFNEETKPMLNTSYGFVPWDDSHHPDISQTNGELDGRWVFINGNNTPRIARISLSTFETEEIIEVPNSAGNHSSSFVTENTEYVVAGTRFSVPIPQKDMPISEYKSNFKGALSFISVDQETGHMGIKFQLIMPGFDYDLSHPGRGKSHGWFFFTTYNTEEANSLLEVNASQNDKDYIAAVNWKKIEEYVNNGGGKKMPAKYAHNVYSDETHTATSTMMNEVLVVDPTEVPGAVYFLPTPKSPHGCDVDPSGEYIVGNGKLSADLTVHSFTRMQEAIEGKKFAGEAYGIPILNYEDVVAGVVKQPGLGPLHTEFDDKGNAYTTFFISSEVVKWKLGTWEVIDRKPTYYSVGHLMIPGGNSRKPTGKYLVAMNKITKDRYLPTGPELTQSAQLYDISGDKMELLSDFPTVGEPHYAAGCPADLIKDRSAKIFKLDENKHKYAATSESEAKVVREGNVVHIYMTMIRSHFAPDNIEGVQVGDKVYFHVTNLEQDFDVPHGISMIGANTSELLIMPGQTETFVWEPKQEGVWPFYCTDFCSALHQEMQGYVRVSAKGSSVPISYTLDGDPTDAE; encoded by the coding sequence ATGAAAACAATTAAAAATATTATTTACACGCTTGTTGCGGTGCTTGTTTTAGCAAGCTGTGGCAACACAAGTTCAAAGAAAAAAGACAGTAAAAGTGGTGCATTATCGGGCAATGCTGCTGAAAAAGTATATGTAGCACCCGGAGAGCATGATGAATACTATGCCTTTGTTTCGGGTGGTTTCAGCGGTCAGTTAGCTGTATATGGCTTACCGTCTGCAAGATTATTTAAAGTTATTCCTGTTTTTTCTGTAGATGCAGAAAAAGCTTATGGTTTTAACGAAGAAACAAAACCAATGTTAAACACATCTTATGGTTTTGTGCCTTGGGATGATTCCCACCACCCGGACATTTCTCAAACTAATGGAGAGTTAGACGGAAGATGGGTGTTTATTAACGGAAACAACACACCAAGAATAGCAAGAATTAGCTTATCTACTTTTGAAACAGAAGAAATTATAGAAGTACCAAATAGTGCCGGTAACCACAGTTCATCTTTCGTTACTGAAAACACAGAATACGTAGTAGCAGGTACTCGTTTTTCTGTTCCTATTCCGCAAAAAGATATGCCTATTTCAGAATACAAATCAAACTTTAAAGGAGCACTTAGTTTTATTTCTGTAGATCAAGAAACAGGACACATGGGTATTAAATTTCAGTTAATAATGCCTGGGTTTGACTATGACTTATCTCACCCGGGAAGAGGAAAATCTCATGGTTGGTTTTTCTTTACTACCTACAATACAGAAGAAGCTAATTCATTATTAGAAGTTAATGCTTCGCAAAACGATAAAGATTATATAGCAGCAGTTAACTGGAAAAAAATTGAAGAATATGTAAATAATGGCGGTGGCAAAAAAATGCCGGCTAAATATGCACATAACGTTTATAGCGATGAAACACATACTGCTACTTCTACAATGATGAATGAAGTTTTAGTAGTTGACCCAACAGAAGTACCGGGAGCAGTTTATTTCTTACCTACACCAAAATCACCTCACGGTTGTGATGTTGATCCATCGGGAGAATATATAGTAGGAAACGGAAAATTATCTGCCGACCTTACAGTACACTCTTTCACTAGAATGCAAGAAGCTATAGAAGGCAAAAAATTTGCCGGAGAAGCTTATGGTATTCCAATCTTAAATTATGAAGATGTAGTGGCAGGCGTAGTAAAACAACCAGGCTTAGGTCCATTACATACAGAGTTTGACGATAAAGGAAATGCTTATACTACATTCTTTATTTCTTCTGAAGTAGTAAAATGGAAATTAGGAACTTGGGAAGTAATAGACAGAAAACCAACATACTACTCAGTAGGACACTTAATGATACCAGGTGGAAACTCTAGAAAACCAACTGGCAAATACTTAGTAGCTATGAATAAAATAACTAAAGATAGATACTTACCTACAGGTCCTGAGTTAACACAATCAGCTCAATTATATGATATTAGTGGCGATAAAATGGAATTACTTTCAGATTTCCCTACAGTAGGTGAACCTCACTACGCTGCTGGTTGTCCTGCCGATTTAATAAAAGATAGAAGTGCCAAAATATTTAAGTTAGATGAAAACAAACACAAATATGCTGCTACAAGTGAGTCTGAAGCTAAAGTAGTAAGAGAAGGAAATGTAGTACATATTTATATGACAATGATACGTTCGCACTTTGCACCGGATAATATTGAAGGAGTACAAGTGGGAGATAAAGTATATTTCCACGTTACTAACTTAGAGCAAGACTTTGATGTACCTCACGGTATTTCAATGATAGGTGCTAATACTTCAGAACTATTAATTATGCCTGGACAAACAGAAACTTTTGTTTGGGAACCAAAACAAGAAGGTGTATGGCCATTCTACTGTACAGACTTCTGCTCTGCATTACACCAAGAAATGCAGGGTTATGTTAGGGTTTCAGCAAAAGGATCTAGCGTTCCAATATCTTATACCTTAGATGGCGATCCTACAGACGCAGAATAA
- a CDS encoding cytochrome c: MAIFAIYSCSSDSSSNSENVEVERVESTPAEETTAEVDPMQDKGIGPISSVELGEIDETMAAEGKETFKTLCSACHKIEKRFVGPALLGVTERRTPEWIMNMIMNPEEMVEKNKLAKDLLAEYLSPMANQNVSEEDARKILEYFRSEDNKQ, encoded by the coding sequence ATGGCAATATTTGCTATTTACAGTTGTTCAAGCGATTCAAGCAGTAATAGTGAAAATGTTGAAGTAGAACGAGTGGAATCTACACCAGCAGAAGAAACTACTGCCGAAGTAGATCCAATGCAAGACAAAGGAATAGGGCCAATAAGCAGTGTAGAATTAGGCGAAATAGACGAAACAATGGCTGCCGAAGGTAAAGAAACATTTAAAACACTTTGCTCTGCATGCCATAAAATAGAAAAACGTTTTGTGGGTCCAGCATTATTAGGCGTTACAGAAAGAAGAACACCAGAATGGATAATGAACATGATTATGAATCCAGAAGAAATGGTAGAAAAAAATAAATTAGCTAAAGATTTATTGGCTGAATACCTTTCTCCTATGGCTAACCAAAATGTGAGTGAAGAAGATGCTAGAAAAATTTTAGAATATTTTAGGTCAGAAGACAACAAACAATAA
- a CDS encoding fasciclin domain-containing protein has product MNKLNLILLVAVVALFSCNSSTESTTQEESVVSNSATTETESHGQSGVVDEVSDPNALQLAQSLDDFSTLVAAVDAAGVADALVNAGPLTVFAPLNSAFDKLPEGTVQELLKPENKAKLAYILTNHVAPANYPIEQLQKEAKKGRKLYMASGQYLDVVDNDGKITVGGFEILKSVKVSNGWVHVIDNVIVPAE; this is encoded by the coding sequence ATGAACAAATTAAATCTCATTTTATTAGTAGCCGTAGTGGCTCTTTTTTCCTGCAACAGTTCTACTGAAAGCACCACACAAGAAGAAAGTGTAGTGTCTAATAGTGCAACTACTGAAACGGAATCTCACGGACAGTCGGGCGTGGTTGATGAAGTTTCTGACCCTAATGCTTTGCAGTTAGCACAGTCATTAGACGATTTTTCAACTTTAGTAGCGGCAGTAGATGCGGCAGGCGTAGCAGACGCTTTAGTTAATGCCGGACCATTAACGGTTTTTGCTCCATTAAATTCAGCTTTTGACAAGCTTCCGGAAGGAACTGTTCAAGAATTGTTAAAACCAGAAAACAAAGCAAAATTGGCTTACATTCTTACCAATCATGTTGCCCCGGCTAATTATCCTATTGAGCAACTTCAAAAAGAAGCTAAAAAAGGCAGAAAGCTATATATGGCATCTGGGCAGTATTTAGATGTGGTAGATAATGACGGCAAAATAACCGTTGGTGGATTTGAAATTTTAAAATCTGTAAAAGTTAGCAATGGTTGGGTGCATGTTATAGATAACGTAATTGTACCAGCAGAATAA